Proteins found in one Coffea eugenioides isolate CCC68of chromosome 5, Ceug_1.0, whole genome shotgun sequence genomic segment:
- the LOC113771412 gene encoding 1-aminocyclopropane-1-carboxylate oxidase 4-like has protein sequence MENFPVINMKNLNGNKRASTMEHIKDACENWGFFELVNHGIPHEMMDTVERLTKGHYKKCMEQRFKELVASKALEGVQAEVTDMDWESTFFLRHLPVSNISQVPDLDDEYRTLMTEFAVRLEKLAEELLDLLCENLGLGKGYLKKAFYGSKGPNFGTKVSNYPPCPKPELIKGLRPHTDAGGIILLFQDDKVSGLQLLKGDQWIDVPPMKHSIVANLGDQLEVHFNFLG, from the exons ATGGAGAACTTCCCAGTAATCAACATGAAAAACCTCAATGGTAACAAGAGAGCTTCCACCATGGAGCATATAAAGGATGCTTGTGAAAACTGGGGTTTCTTTGAG TTGGTGAACCATGGAATCCCACACGAGATGATGGACACAGTTGAAAGATTGACAAAAGGTCATTACAAGAAATGCATGGAGCAAAGGTTCAAGGAGTTGGTGGCAAGCAAGGCTTTAGAGGGTGTACAAGCTGAGGTTACGGATATGGATTGGGAGAGCACATTTTTCTTGCGCCACCTTCCTGTCTCAAACATTTCACAAGTCCCTGATCTAGATGATGAATACAG GACCCTCATGACGGAGTTTGCTGTAAGATTAGAAAAATTGGCTGAAGAACTTCTTGATTTACTATGTGAAAATCTTGGTCTTGGGAAGGGCTATTTGAAGAAAGCCTTTTATGGTTCAAAAGGTCCCAATTTTGGCACCAAGGTTAGCAACTACCCTCCATGTCCCAAGCCAGAATTGATTAAGGGACTTCGACCACACACTGATGCTGGTGGGATTATCTTGCTTTTCCAAGATGATAAAGTaagtggtctacaactcctcaaGGGTGATCAATGGATTGATGTCCCTCCAATGAAGCACTCTATTGTGGCCAACCTTGGTGACCAACTCGAGGTACACTTTAATTTCTTGGGataa